The following are encoded in a window of Nibricoccus aquaticus genomic DNA:
- a CDS encoding amidase, giving the protein MRSQAFLPPSSRRRFIGQLGALSAATVLASRLRLEAAASKAPIPDDILYTSAARIAAMIREKKISSVEVTKAYIARIEAVNPKLNAVVFPCFERALQEAQRADEALAKGKLFGPLHGVPCTMKDSHDTLGLVSTGGTMGRKGRIATRDATYVQRVRAAGAIILGKTNTPELTLSGQTTNLIYGKTHNPYKLGYQPGGSTGGGASIIAAGGSPFDIGTDFGGSIRGPAHFCGIAGIKPQFGRVPRTGHIVDYGGYFDSFQVIGPMARWVEDLDLILPLISGPDYMDAAIAPMPWADVSKVDLKKIKVAYYIENGSEKKCTSETVAAVQKTVALFKDLGVTVVEDAPLALIKESQEIRNALSTADGRAWVHRMLAKYGTTQVSPVIAMGSEPSCDTAQFTKLAEDFDANRVKFLQWVKPYDLVICPANATPAEPWPDEPRWTPPAGGNYGYTGTYNNTGWPGTVVRAGTSPDGLPIGVQLITKPWREDISLAAAYFVEAGTGGFVKPAI; this is encoded by the coding sequence ATGCGTTCCCAAGCCTTCCTCCCGCCGTCCTCCCGCCGCCGCTTCATCGGACAACTCGGCGCCCTTTCCGCCGCCACCGTCCTCGCTTCCCGCCTCCGCCTCGAAGCCGCCGCCAGCAAAGCACCGATCCCCGACGATATTCTCTACACCTCCGCCGCGCGCATCGCTGCGATGATCAGGGAAAAGAAAATCTCCTCCGTCGAGGTCACCAAGGCCTACATCGCCCGCATCGAGGCGGTTAACCCTAAGCTCAATGCCGTCGTCTTTCCGTGCTTCGAGCGAGCCTTGCAGGAAGCGCAACGCGCCGACGAAGCCCTCGCCAAGGGCAAACTCTTCGGCCCGCTCCACGGCGTCCCCTGCACCATGAAAGACTCGCACGACACCCTCGGGCTCGTCTCCACCGGTGGCACCATGGGTCGCAAAGGCCGCATCGCCACCCGCGACGCCACCTACGTCCAGCGCGTCCGCGCCGCCGGTGCCATCATACTGGGAAAAACGAATACACCCGAGCTCACCCTCTCCGGCCAGACCACCAATCTCATCTACGGCAAGACTCACAACCCGTACAAACTTGGCTACCAGCCCGGCGGCTCCACTGGCGGCGGCGCGTCGATCATCGCGGCCGGCGGCTCGCCCTTCGACATCGGCACCGACTTCGGCGGCTCCATTCGCGGCCCCGCTCACTTCTGCGGCATCGCCGGCATCAAGCCCCAGTTCGGACGCGTCCCGCGCACCGGCCACATCGTCGACTACGGTGGCTACTTCGACTCCTTCCAGGTCATCGGCCCGATGGCCCGATGGGTCGAGGATCTCGACCTCATTCTCCCGCTGATCTCCGGCCCCGACTACATGGACGCCGCCATCGCCCCGATGCCGTGGGCCGACGTCTCCAAAGTCGATCTCAAGAAAATCAAAGTCGCCTACTATATCGAAAACGGTTCTGAGAAAAAATGTACGTCCGAGACCGTCGCCGCCGTCCAAAAAACCGTCGCCCTCTTCAAAGATCTCGGCGTCACCGTCGTCGAAGACGCTCCACTGGCACTCATCAAAGAGTCCCAGGAAATCCGCAACGCTCTCTCCACCGCCGACGGCCGCGCCTGGGTCCACCGCATGCTGGCCAAGTACGGCACCACGCAAGTTTCGCCGGTCATCGCGATGGGCTCCGAGCCGTCGTGCGACACTGCGCAGTTCACCAAACTCGCCGAAGACTTCGACGCCAACCGCGTCAAATTCCTTCAGTGGGTAAAGCCCTACGATCTCGTCATCTGCCCTGCCAACGCCACTCCCGCCGAGCCCTGGCCGGATGAACCCCGCTGGACGCCACCCGCCGGTGGAAATTATGGATACACCGGCACGTACAACAACACGGGCTGGCCCGGCACCGTCGTCCGCGCTGGCACCTCACCCGACGGCCTGCCGATCGGCGTGCAGCTGATCACCAAGCCCTGGCGTGAAGACATCTCCCTCGCCGCCGCCTACTTCGTCGAAGCCGGCACCGGCGGCTTCGTGAAACCCGCGATCTAA